DNA sequence from the Vicia villosa cultivar HV-30 ecotype Madison, WI linkage group LG3, Vvil1.0, whole genome shotgun sequence genome:
TTTCTCATAATGTGCTCCTGTTAGATATTAACATTTAGTTGCTTATTTTGCTGCGTTTCTCATAATGTGTTCCTGTTAGATTTGATGTTTTATATACCCTATTTGAAATTGTTAGACGGGGAGTGGGAAGACATATACTATGTGGGGTCCTGCCAATTCTTTGGCTGAAGCAAAAGAGCAACAAGGACTTACACCCCGTGTTTTTGAAAGACTGTTTGCGCGCATAAAAGAAGTAAGAGTTCGGTTCTATTCCTAATTAAATTATATGAAGATCTTGTGTTTTGGGTTGTTTACAGTTTTATTTACTTCACAGGAGCAAACAAAGCATTCTGATCAACAGCTCAATTATCAGTGCAACTGCTCTTTTCTTGAGGTTGATTGATTAACTATTTCTTTCAATGTTCCTAACCTTAACTTTGTCATTTTAATCCGCATAATAACACAATGTTTTTGGCAGATATACAATGAACAAATCACAGATCTGTTGGATCCAAGTCAAAGGAACCTTCAGGTAGTAGAACCTAACCATTACaggttttatttattgtttatcaTGTTTCACTGCTTTATACTGAAACTGATTTGTTATCCTTTATCCAGATTAGAGAAGATGTCAAATCAGGTGTGTATGTTGAGAATCTTACAGAGAATCAGGTGTCTACGATGGAGGATGTTACTCAGCTTTTATTGAAGGTGTGATTCATCACATGTCTTCGCAGGCATTGTATTAATACAAATATTATCACTATATAACTTAGAGCATTTTTCGAACTTGTCTTAGCATGCTCTTCTGTAGCATACAAGTTTTCATACTCTAAAACTCAAGTAAATCGGTGGATATGCTTATTGATTgccaaaaaaattgtatttttgtgTTACGCAGACCCACTTATATGAATGCAAATGATTTTAAAATTAAGTTGTCACTGTGCTTGTGTTATTTATTCATTCACTTGTTTTACTAGAATCCTCCCGTCATTATGCAGGGATTATCAAACAGGAGAGTAGGCGCAACCAGTATAAATTCTGAAAGTTCTCGCTCACATACTGTTTTTACTTGTGTTGTTGAGTCTCGATGCAAGGTGGTACATTCTTCCCTTATTGCATGCAGATTATGTCGATTTATTGAATTTTTGTATCATCAGGGAACTCTTGATCTCATATTATAGAGGAAATCTGTTAGAAAATCTAACCATTCCAAATTTTTGTTTATCTCTGTACCTGTGTCCTTGAGTACTTGTAATTGAGAAATTTTACTCAGCCTATAGTTGAGCTTTGAATTAACATGTTTAGTATTGTTTTTGGTATCTGAAACGAATTGTAACGTAAATTTATATTTTCAGAGTATAGCAGATGGTGTGAGCAGATTTAAAACAAGTAGAATAAATCTTGTTGATCTGGCTGGGTCAGAACGACAAAAATCAACAGGTGCTGCCGGAGAGCGTTTGAAGGAGGCTGGCAATATTAATAGATCACTTTCGCAGCTTGGGTATGGCTTATCTTATATGTGTATTACATTACATTCAGAGTTGTTAATAATTACAAAAAGTGATTTGGTGATGTGAATTGGTCTCGTATCATAATTTTCTAGAAAAAGGATAAGTGGATGAAGCTTTAGCCAGAAACACAGAAAAGCTTAATAACATATGTTTTAATCTTCAATGGAGATTTATAAACCACCACAAGACCCTGAAATAAGCCTAATAACATGTCATCCTGAAGCAGAAGAATTAATGATAACAAGGACAGTTCAAAGCTGATTGTTACAGTATAGGAACTTTCATTTTTAGTTTGAAACTAAAATAGTAACAATGGATTTTAAAAGAGGAAAATATGGAAAAGTTACCAAACTATATTATGGAAGAGATGCGGGTGATTTTTGTAATCAATGATTTCTATTGGAACTAGTTCTTACCGAGGTTAAATTGAACTATAGGAATTTGATAAACATTCTTGCGGAAGTCTCTCAAACAGGAAAGCAGCGGCACATACCATACAGAGATTCCAGGTTGACATTTTTGTTGCAGGAGTCTCTTGGAGGAAATGCTAAATTAGCAATGGTTTGTGCTATTTCACCGGCACAGAGGTAGCACTTAAACCACCGGTCATTTGAAATGTTTTCCCTAGTAATCTATTTGTATTATGATTTTTTACATGACTTGGTATTGCAGCTGTAGGAGTGAGACTTTCAGTACATTGAGATTTGCACAATGTGCCAAAGCCATCAAGAACAAGGCAGTGGTTAATGAAGTTATGCAGGATAATGTGAACCACTTGAGGCAAGTGATTCGACAACTAAGGGTATATTCTCTTCCAGAATCCTGTGTCATGCATTGATTTAGTCATTCTTTGAAAATTGAAGTTCATTTGAATAACTCAAGTGTAAAAAATCAACAGGATGAACTACATCGGATTAAAGAAAATGGTTATAATCCAATGGACCCAAGTGGAGGTCATTCAGCAGCTTGGGTCCGAAAAAGCTTGAACATATTACAGTCTAGTCTTAATAGACCACCACCATTATGTcgtgttgatgaagatggtgacGAGGAGATGGAGATTGATGAGGAAGATGTTGAAGACCATGATGAAGTTTTCTGCAATGCTAATGTCAATTGTAATTTTGTATCAGAAAATGACAGCAAAATGAACACTGATGATCCAGATTTGGCCCAGCCAAGTGAGGAAAATAATTGTGGTGTCTCTGGCAGTAAACTTATCAATGAAGAATCATCCTGTCCTGTGGGTGAAACTGACATTGAAAATTTCACTAGTATTTCAGCCCCAGATCCGCCTAGTGATTCTCCCAATGCCATAGTGAATTGTGTCTCACCTGGTGGCCTTAGCATAGTTAAGTGTGAAATATCTCCAAACCTAAAATCCCCAACTCCTAGTGTTTCTCCTAGAATCAGCACCAGCAGGAAAAGTCTTAGGACATCATCAGGGGTGTCTCCTTCTGAGAACGATGTTCATGTTGAAAGGGAATTGGGCATAGAAACTGGCAATCCGAAAAGCTCGTCTACTGCCTTTTCTAGTCAGGCCGGTCCAAGTTTCTTTACAAAAACGGAAAATTTAGCCGCAAGCATTCGCCATGGTCTTGAAATTATAGATAGTCATCGAAGTGCAGCTTTGAGGCAGTCATCATATAGGTTTTCATTACGACCAAGAGAATCTAGACCAACTTTCCCAGTTGACAAAGTTGACGTCGGCGTGCAGACCTTTCTTGATGACAATGTTGAAGAAGGTTCTATGTTCACCTGTAGTAATTGTAAAAACAGAGCACAACTTGAGGTCAATGAGATTGACAATAGCTCGAACCTGCAGTTGGTACCTGTCAATGAAACTGACAATAGCTCGAACCTACAGTTGGTCCCTGTTAATTGCTCTGAGTCTGCTGATAAGCATAAGAAGCAAGTTCTCAAAGTAAGTGCAAGAGCGCAGATGCATTTTTCAATACAACTTATTCTTTATATAGTAATTATAACTAGAATTCCACATTCTTGCATTATAGGCAGTGGAGAAGGTCTTGGCAGGATCGATAAGGAGAGAAATGGCACTCGAGGAGTTTTGTGCAAAGCAGACTAATGAGATAATGCAGCTTAATCGCTTGGTAGATTCCCTTTGTCATCTACTGGCAACCATCTCAGTGTTTTCTTTCTGTCACTCTGTGTGACTGTTTCCCCCATGCTATTTGTAGGTACAACAATAcaagaatgagagggaatgcaatGCCATAATTGCGCAGACAAGTGATGAAAAAATTCTTCGCCTTGAGAGCCTTATGGATGGT
Encoded proteins:
- the LOC131661557 gene encoding kinesin-like protein KIN-12B, translating into MKHFMLPRNPMARDAAELPSSSSPSSSAKTRPSSRKHKPSKENDPPSDHNIIVPYSPSHAKLKSPLPPRPPPSNPLKRKLALDTVAGDNPLPATTDSGVKVIVRMRPLRNDKDEGDPIVQKISGDSLSINGRTFTFDSVADVEATQLDIFEHVGVPLVENCLAGFNSSVFAYGQTGSGKTYTMWGPANSLAEAKEQQGLTPRVFERLFARIKEEQTKHSDQQLNYQCNCSFLEIYNEQITDLLDPSQRNLQIREDVKSGVYVENLTENQVSTMEDVTQLLLKGLSNRRVGATSINSESSRSHTVFTCVVESRCKSIADGVSRFKTSRINLVDLAGSERQKSTGAAGERLKEAGNINRSLSQLGNLINILAEVSQTGKQRHIPYRDSRLTFLLQESLGGNAKLAMVCAISPAQSCRSETFSTLRFAQCAKAIKNKAVVNEVMQDNVNHLRQVIRQLRDELHRIKENGYNPMDPSGGHSAAWVRKSLNILQSSLNRPPPLCRVDEDGDEEMEIDEEDVEDHDEVFCNANVNCNFVSENDSKMNTDDPDLAQPSEENNCGVSGSKLINEESSCPVGETDIENFTSISAPDPPSDSPNAIVNCVSPGGLSIVKCEISPNLKSPTPSVSPRISTSRKSLRTSSGVSPSENDVHVERELGIETGNPKSSSTAFSSQAGPSFFTKTENLAASIRHGLEIIDSHRSAALRQSSYRFSLRPRESRPTFPVDKVDVGVQTFLDDNVEEGSMFTCSNCKNRAQLEVNEIDNSSNLQLVPVNETDNSSNLQLVPVNCSESADKHKKQVLKAVEKVLAGSIRREMALEEFCAKQTNEIMQLNRLVQQYKNERECNAIIAQTSDEKILRLESLMDGVLLTEEFMDEKLVALNHEHKILKEKYENHPEVLKMDIELKRLQDELQEYQNFYKLGEREVLMEELQSLRSQLQFYIDSSSTARKQYPVLQLTCSPEPSFSATTLTPIPESIVERDETGETLASIRDSFEVKLEQERIKWTEAESRWISLSEELRADLEANRSLAEKTKHELDAEREYNKELQEAMHMAIEGHARLLEQYADLEENHVQLLARHRRIQEGIDDVKKAASRAGVRGAESKFINALAAEISALKAEREKERRMLRDENRGLQAQLKDTAEAVQAAGELLFRLKEAEESVISAQKRAMGAEQEAAKAYKQIDKLKKKHENEIVSLNELVAEARLLQKGPVSPIYDDVVMPNYDDESKEPHCVNDCELAKLAEPSWSSSYDRCNI